The Arvicanthis niloticus isolate mArvNil1 chromosome 2, mArvNil1.pat.X, whole genome shotgun sequence genome includes a window with the following:
- the Tpd52l2 gene encoding tumor protein D54 isoform X8 encodes MDSASQDINLNSPNKGVLSDFMTDVPVDPGVVHRTPAVEGLTEVEEEELRAELAKVEEEIVTLRQVLAAKERHCGELKRRLGLSTLGELKQNLSRSWHDVQVSTAYVKTSEKLGEWNEKVTQSDLYKKTQETLSQAGQKTSAALSTMGSAISRKLGDMRNSATFKSFEDRVGTIKSKVVGGRENGSDNLPSSPGSGDQTLPDHAPF; translated from the exons ATATCAACCTGAATTCTCCTAACAAAGGTGTGCTGTCTGATTTTATGACTGATGTCCCTGTTGACCCAGGTGTGGTCCACCGGACTCCAGCTGTAGAAGGCCTgacagaggtggaggaagaagagctTCGGGCTGAGCTTGCTAAG GTGGAAGAAGAAATTGTCACTCTGCGCCAGGTGCTGGCAGCCAAAGAGAGGCACTGTGGAGAGCTGAAACGGAGGCTGGGCCTCTCCACGTTAGGGGAGCTGAAGCAGAACCTGTCTAGGAGCTGGCATGATGTGCAGGTCTCTACTGC CTATGTGAAAACGTCTGAGAAACTTGGAGAGTGGAATGAGAAAGTGACGCAGTCTGACCT CTACAAGAAGACTCAAGAAACTCTCTCACAGGCAGGACAGAAAACATCAGCTGCCCTGTCCACCATGGGCTCTGCCATCAGCAGGAAGCTTGGAGACATGAG GAACTCTGCAACCTTCAAGTCGTTTGAAGACCGAGTGGGAACCATAAAG TCTAAGGTTGTGGGTGGCAGAGAGAATGGCAGCGATAACCTCCCTTCCTCACCTGGAAGTGGTGACCAGACATTGCCGGATCATGCGCCTTTCTAA
- the Tpd52l2 gene encoding tumor protein D54 isoform X5 — translation MDSASQDINLNSPNKGVLSDFMTDVPVDPGVVHRTPAVEGLTEVEEEELRAELAKVEEEIVTLRQVLAAKERHCGELKRRLGLSTLGELKQNLSRSWHDVQVSTAYKKTQETLSQAGQKTSAALSTMGSAISRKLGDMRAHPFSQSFSSSYSIRHSISMPVMRNSATFKSFEDRVGTIKSKVVGGRENGSDNLPSSPGSGDQTLPDHAPF, via the exons ATATCAACCTGAATTCTCCTAACAAAGGTGTGCTGTCTGATTTTATGACTGATGTCCCTGTTGACCCAGGTGTGGTCCACCGGACTCCAGCTGTAGAAGGCCTgacagaggtggaggaagaagagctTCGGGCTGAGCTTGCTAAG GTGGAAGAAGAAATTGTCACTCTGCGCCAGGTGCTGGCAGCCAAAGAGAGGCACTGTGGAGAGCTGAAACGGAGGCTGGGCCTCTCCACGTTAGGGGAGCTGAAGCAGAACCTGTCTAGGAGCTGGCATGATGTGCAGGTCTCTACTGC CTACAAGAAGACTCAAGAAACTCTCTCACAGGCAGGACAGAAAACATCAGCTGCCCTGTCCACCATGGGCTCTGCCATCAGCAGGAAGCTTGGAGACATGAG GGCTCATCCGTTCTCACAATCCTTTAG CAGCAGCTACTCCATCCGTCACTCGATAAGTATGCCTGTCATGAG GAACTCTGCAACCTTCAAGTCGTTTGAAGACCGAGTGGGAACCATAAAG TCTAAGGTTGTGGGTGGCAGAGAGAATGGCAGCGATAACCTCCCTTCCTCACCTGGAAGTGGTGACCAGACATTGCCGGATCATGCGCCTTTCTAA
- the Tpd52l2 gene encoding tumor protein D54 isoform X6: MDSASQDINLNSPNKGVLSDFMTDVPVDPGVVHRTPAVEGLTEVEEEELRAELAKVEEEIVTLRQVLAAKERHCGELKRRLGLSTLGELKQNLSRSWHDVQVSTAYKKTQETLSQAGQKTSAALSTMGSAISRKLGDMRAHPFSQSFSSYSIRHSISMPVMRNSATFKSFEDRVGTIKSKVVGGRENGSDNLPSSPGSGDQTLPDHAPF, translated from the exons ATATCAACCTGAATTCTCCTAACAAAGGTGTGCTGTCTGATTTTATGACTGATGTCCCTGTTGACCCAGGTGTGGTCCACCGGACTCCAGCTGTAGAAGGCCTgacagaggtggaggaagaagagctTCGGGCTGAGCTTGCTAAG GTGGAAGAAGAAATTGTCACTCTGCGCCAGGTGCTGGCAGCCAAAGAGAGGCACTGTGGAGAGCTGAAACGGAGGCTGGGCCTCTCCACGTTAGGGGAGCTGAAGCAGAACCTGTCTAGGAGCTGGCATGATGTGCAGGTCTCTACTGC CTACAAGAAGACTCAAGAAACTCTCTCACAGGCAGGACAGAAAACATCAGCTGCCCTGTCCACCATGGGCTCTGCCATCAGCAGGAAGCTTGGAGACATGAG GGCTCATCCGTTCTCACAATCCTTTAG CAGCTACTCCATCCGTCACTCGATAAGTATGCCTGTCATGAG GAACTCTGCAACCTTCAAGTCGTTTGAAGACCGAGTGGGAACCATAAAG TCTAAGGTTGTGGGTGGCAGAGAGAATGGCAGCGATAACCTCCCTTCCTCACCTGGAAGTGGTGACCAGACATTGCCGGATCATGCGCCTTTCTAA
- the Tpd52l2 gene encoding tumor protein D54 isoform X9 encodes MDSASQDINLNSPNKGVLSDFMTDVPVDPGVVHRTPAVEGLTEVEEEELRAELAKVEEEIVTLRQVLAAKERHCGELKRRLGLSTLGELKQNLSRSWHDVQVSTAYKKTQETLSQAGQKTSAALSTMGSAISRKLGDMSSSYSIRHSISMPVMRNSATFKSFEDRVGTIKSKVVGGRENGSDNLPSSPGSGDQTLPDHAPF; translated from the exons ATATCAACCTGAATTCTCCTAACAAAGGTGTGCTGTCTGATTTTATGACTGATGTCCCTGTTGACCCAGGTGTGGTCCACCGGACTCCAGCTGTAGAAGGCCTgacagaggtggaggaagaagagctTCGGGCTGAGCTTGCTAAG GTGGAAGAAGAAATTGTCACTCTGCGCCAGGTGCTGGCAGCCAAAGAGAGGCACTGTGGAGAGCTGAAACGGAGGCTGGGCCTCTCCACGTTAGGGGAGCTGAAGCAGAACCTGTCTAGGAGCTGGCATGATGTGCAGGTCTCTACTGC CTACAAGAAGACTCAAGAAACTCTCTCACAGGCAGGACAGAAAACATCAGCTGCCCTGTCCACCATGGGCTCTGCCATCAGCAGGAAGCTTGGAGACATGAG CAGCAGCTACTCCATCCGTCACTCGATAAGTATGCCTGTCATGAG GAACTCTGCAACCTTCAAGTCGTTTGAAGACCGAGTGGGAACCATAAAG TCTAAGGTTGTGGGTGGCAGAGAGAATGGCAGCGATAACCTCCCTTCCTCACCTGGAAGTGGTGACCAGACATTGCCGGATCATGCGCCTTTCTAA
- the Tpd52l2 gene encoding tumor protein D54 isoform X1, whose translation MDSASQDINLNSPNKGVLSDFMTDVPVDPGVVHRTPAVEGLTEVEEEELRAELAKVEEEIVTLRQVLAAKERHCGELKRRLGLSTLGELKQNLSRSWHDVQVSTAYVKTSEKLGEWNEKVTQSDLYKKTQETLSQAGQKTSAALSTMGSAISRKLGDMRAHPFSQSFSSSYSIRHSISMPVMRNSATFKSFEDRVGTIKSKVVGGRENGSDNLPSSPGSGDQTLPDHAPF comes from the exons ATATCAACCTGAATTCTCCTAACAAAGGTGTGCTGTCTGATTTTATGACTGATGTCCCTGTTGACCCAGGTGTGGTCCACCGGACTCCAGCTGTAGAAGGCCTgacagaggtggaggaagaagagctTCGGGCTGAGCTTGCTAAG GTGGAAGAAGAAATTGTCACTCTGCGCCAGGTGCTGGCAGCCAAAGAGAGGCACTGTGGAGAGCTGAAACGGAGGCTGGGCCTCTCCACGTTAGGGGAGCTGAAGCAGAACCTGTCTAGGAGCTGGCATGATGTGCAGGTCTCTACTGC CTATGTGAAAACGTCTGAGAAACTTGGAGAGTGGAATGAGAAAGTGACGCAGTCTGACCT CTACAAGAAGACTCAAGAAACTCTCTCACAGGCAGGACAGAAAACATCAGCTGCCCTGTCCACCATGGGCTCTGCCATCAGCAGGAAGCTTGGAGACATGAG GGCTCATCCGTTCTCACAATCCTTTAG CAGCAGCTACTCCATCCGTCACTCGATAAGTATGCCTGTCATGAG GAACTCTGCAACCTTCAAGTCGTTTGAAGACCGAGTGGGAACCATAAAG TCTAAGGTTGTGGGTGGCAGAGAGAATGGCAGCGATAACCTCCCTTCCTCACCTGGAAGTGGTGACCAGACATTGCCGGATCATGCGCCTTTCTAA
- the Tpd52l2 gene encoding tumor protein D54 isoform X2 translates to MDSASQDINLNSPNKGVLSDFMTDVPVDPGVVHRTPAVEGLTEVEEEELRAELAKVEEEIVTLRQVLAAKERHCGELKRRLGLSTLGELKQNLSRSWHDVQVSTAYVKTSEKLGEWNEKVTQSDLYKKTQETLSQAGQKTSAALSTMGSAISRKLGDMRAHPFSQSFSSYSIRHSISMPVMRNSATFKSFEDRVGTIKSKVVGGRENGSDNLPSSPGSGDQTLPDHAPF, encoded by the exons ATATCAACCTGAATTCTCCTAACAAAGGTGTGCTGTCTGATTTTATGACTGATGTCCCTGTTGACCCAGGTGTGGTCCACCGGACTCCAGCTGTAGAAGGCCTgacagaggtggaggaagaagagctTCGGGCTGAGCTTGCTAAG GTGGAAGAAGAAATTGTCACTCTGCGCCAGGTGCTGGCAGCCAAAGAGAGGCACTGTGGAGAGCTGAAACGGAGGCTGGGCCTCTCCACGTTAGGGGAGCTGAAGCAGAACCTGTCTAGGAGCTGGCATGATGTGCAGGTCTCTACTGC CTATGTGAAAACGTCTGAGAAACTTGGAGAGTGGAATGAGAAAGTGACGCAGTCTGACCT CTACAAGAAGACTCAAGAAACTCTCTCACAGGCAGGACAGAAAACATCAGCTGCCCTGTCCACCATGGGCTCTGCCATCAGCAGGAAGCTTGGAGACATGAG GGCTCATCCGTTCTCACAATCCTTTAG CAGCTACTCCATCCGTCACTCGATAAGTATGCCTGTCATGAG GAACTCTGCAACCTTCAAGTCGTTTGAAGACCGAGTGGGAACCATAAAG TCTAAGGTTGTGGGTGGCAGAGAGAATGGCAGCGATAACCTCCCTTCCTCACCTGGAAGTGGTGACCAGACATTGCCGGATCATGCGCCTTTCTAA
- the Tpd52l2 gene encoding tumor protein D54 isoform X4 encodes MDSASQDINLNSPNKGVLSDFMTDVPVDPGVVHRTPAVEGLTEVEEEELRAELAKVEEEIVTLRQVLAAKERHCGELKRRLGLSTLGELKQNLSRSWHDVQVSTAYVKTSEKLGEWNEKVTQSDLYKKTQETLSQAGQKTSAALSTMGSAISRKLGDMSSYSIRHSISMPVMRNSATFKSFEDRVGTIKSKVVGGRENGSDNLPSSPGSGDQTLPDHAPF; translated from the exons ATATCAACCTGAATTCTCCTAACAAAGGTGTGCTGTCTGATTTTATGACTGATGTCCCTGTTGACCCAGGTGTGGTCCACCGGACTCCAGCTGTAGAAGGCCTgacagaggtggaggaagaagagctTCGGGCTGAGCTTGCTAAG GTGGAAGAAGAAATTGTCACTCTGCGCCAGGTGCTGGCAGCCAAAGAGAGGCACTGTGGAGAGCTGAAACGGAGGCTGGGCCTCTCCACGTTAGGGGAGCTGAAGCAGAACCTGTCTAGGAGCTGGCATGATGTGCAGGTCTCTACTGC CTATGTGAAAACGTCTGAGAAACTTGGAGAGTGGAATGAGAAAGTGACGCAGTCTGACCT CTACAAGAAGACTCAAGAAACTCTCTCACAGGCAGGACAGAAAACATCAGCTGCCCTGTCCACCATGGGCTCTGCCATCAGCAGGAAGCTTGGAGACATGAG CAGCTACTCCATCCGTCACTCGATAAGTATGCCTGTCATGAG GAACTCTGCAACCTTCAAGTCGTTTGAAGACCGAGTGGGAACCATAAAG TCTAAGGTTGTGGGTGGCAGAGAGAATGGCAGCGATAACCTCCCTTCCTCACCTGGAAGTGGTGACCAGACATTGCCGGATCATGCGCCTTTCTAA
- the Tpd52l2 gene encoding tumor protein D54 isoform X10 produces the protein MDSASQDINLNSPNKGVLSDFMTDVPVDPGVVHRTPAVEGLTEVEEEELRAELAKVEEEIVTLRQVLAAKERHCGELKRRLGLSTLGELKQNLSRSWHDVQVSTAYKKTQETLSQAGQKTSAALSTMGSAISRKLGDMSSYSIRHSISMPVMRNSATFKSFEDRVGTIKSKVVGGRENGSDNLPSSPGSGDQTLPDHAPF, from the exons ATATCAACCTGAATTCTCCTAACAAAGGTGTGCTGTCTGATTTTATGACTGATGTCCCTGTTGACCCAGGTGTGGTCCACCGGACTCCAGCTGTAGAAGGCCTgacagaggtggaggaagaagagctTCGGGCTGAGCTTGCTAAG GTGGAAGAAGAAATTGTCACTCTGCGCCAGGTGCTGGCAGCCAAAGAGAGGCACTGTGGAGAGCTGAAACGGAGGCTGGGCCTCTCCACGTTAGGGGAGCTGAAGCAGAACCTGTCTAGGAGCTGGCATGATGTGCAGGTCTCTACTGC CTACAAGAAGACTCAAGAAACTCTCTCACAGGCAGGACAGAAAACATCAGCTGCCCTGTCCACCATGGGCTCTGCCATCAGCAGGAAGCTTGGAGACATGAG CAGCTACTCCATCCGTCACTCGATAAGTATGCCTGTCATGAG GAACTCTGCAACCTTCAAGTCGTTTGAAGACCGAGTGGGAACCATAAAG TCTAAGGTTGTGGGTGGCAGAGAGAATGGCAGCGATAACCTCCCTTCCTCACCTGGAAGTGGTGACCAGACATTGCCGGATCATGCGCCTTTCTAA
- the Tpd52l2 gene encoding tumor protein D54 isoform X13, protein MDSASQDINLNSPNKGVLSDFMTDVPVDPGVVHRTPAVEGLTEVEEEELRAELAKVEEEIVTLRQVLAAKERHCGELKRRLGLSTLGELKQNLSRSWHDVQVSTAYKKTQETLSQAGQKTSAALSTMGSAISRKLGDMRNSATFKSFEDRVGTIKSKVVGGRENGSDNLPSSPGSGDQTLPDHAPF, encoded by the exons ATATCAACCTGAATTCTCCTAACAAAGGTGTGCTGTCTGATTTTATGACTGATGTCCCTGTTGACCCAGGTGTGGTCCACCGGACTCCAGCTGTAGAAGGCCTgacagaggtggaggaagaagagctTCGGGCTGAGCTTGCTAAG GTGGAAGAAGAAATTGTCACTCTGCGCCAGGTGCTGGCAGCCAAAGAGAGGCACTGTGGAGAGCTGAAACGGAGGCTGGGCCTCTCCACGTTAGGGGAGCTGAAGCAGAACCTGTCTAGGAGCTGGCATGATGTGCAGGTCTCTACTGC CTACAAGAAGACTCAAGAAACTCTCTCACAGGCAGGACAGAAAACATCAGCTGCCCTGTCCACCATGGGCTCTGCCATCAGCAGGAAGCTTGGAGACATGAG GAACTCTGCAACCTTCAAGTCGTTTGAAGACCGAGTGGGAACCATAAAG TCTAAGGTTGTGGGTGGCAGAGAGAATGGCAGCGATAACCTCCCTTCCTCACCTGGAAGTGGTGACCAGACATTGCCGGATCATGCGCCTTTCTAA
- the Tpd52l2 gene encoding tumor protein D54 isoform X3, producing the protein MDSASQDINLNSPNKGVLSDFMTDVPVDPGVVHRTPAVEGLTEVEEEELRAELAKVEEEIVTLRQVLAAKERHCGELKRRLGLSTLGELKQNLSRSWHDVQVSTAYVKTSEKLGEWNEKVTQSDLYKKTQETLSQAGQKTSAALSTMGSAISRKLGDMSSSYSIRHSISMPVMRNSATFKSFEDRVGTIKSKVVGGRENGSDNLPSSPGSGDQTLPDHAPF; encoded by the exons ATATCAACCTGAATTCTCCTAACAAAGGTGTGCTGTCTGATTTTATGACTGATGTCCCTGTTGACCCAGGTGTGGTCCACCGGACTCCAGCTGTAGAAGGCCTgacagaggtggaggaagaagagctTCGGGCTGAGCTTGCTAAG GTGGAAGAAGAAATTGTCACTCTGCGCCAGGTGCTGGCAGCCAAAGAGAGGCACTGTGGAGAGCTGAAACGGAGGCTGGGCCTCTCCACGTTAGGGGAGCTGAAGCAGAACCTGTCTAGGAGCTGGCATGATGTGCAGGTCTCTACTGC CTATGTGAAAACGTCTGAGAAACTTGGAGAGTGGAATGAGAAAGTGACGCAGTCTGACCT CTACAAGAAGACTCAAGAAACTCTCTCACAGGCAGGACAGAAAACATCAGCTGCCCTGTCCACCATGGGCTCTGCCATCAGCAGGAAGCTTGGAGACATGAG CAGCAGCTACTCCATCCGTCACTCGATAAGTATGCCTGTCATGAG GAACTCTGCAACCTTCAAGTCGTTTGAAGACCGAGTGGGAACCATAAAG TCTAAGGTTGTGGGTGGCAGAGAGAATGGCAGCGATAACCTCCCTTCCTCACCTGGAAGTGGTGACCAGACATTGCCGGATCATGCGCCTTTCTAA
- the Tpd52l2 gene encoding tumor protein D54 isoform X11 — MDSASQGVVHRTPAVEGLTEVEEEELRAELAKVEEEIVTLRQVLAAKERHCGELKRRLGLSTLGELKQNLSRSWHDVQVSTAYVKTSEKLGEWNEKVTQSDLYKKTQETLSQAGQKTSAALSTMGSAISRKLGDMSSSYSIRHSISMPVMRNSATFKSFEDRVGTIKSKVVGGRENGSDNLPSSPGSGDQTLPDHAPF; from the exons GTGTGGTCCACCGGACTCCAGCTGTAGAAGGCCTgacagaggtggaggaagaagagctTCGGGCTGAGCTTGCTAAG GTGGAAGAAGAAATTGTCACTCTGCGCCAGGTGCTGGCAGCCAAAGAGAGGCACTGTGGAGAGCTGAAACGGAGGCTGGGCCTCTCCACGTTAGGGGAGCTGAAGCAGAACCTGTCTAGGAGCTGGCATGATGTGCAGGTCTCTACTGC CTATGTGAAAACGTCTGAGAAACTTGGAGAGTGGAATGAGAAAGTGACGCAGTCTGACCT CTACAAGAAGACTCAAGAAACTCTCTCACAGGCAGGACAGAAAACATCAGCTGCCCTGTCCACCATGGGCTCTGCCATCAGCAGGAAGCTTGGAGACATGAG CAGCAGCTACTCCATCCGTCACTCGATAAGTATGCCTGTCATGAG GAACTCTGCAACCTTCAAGTCGTTTGAAGACCGAGTGGGAACCATAAAG TCTAAGGTTGTGGGTGGCAGAGAGAATGGCAGCGATAACCTCCCTTCCTCACCTGGAAGTGGTGACCAGACATTGCCGGATCATGCGCCTTTCTAA
- the Tpd52l2 gene encoding tumor protein D54 isoform X12 → MDSASQGVVHRTPAVEGLTEVEEEELRAELAKVEEEIVTLRQVLAAKERHCGELKRRLGLSTLGELKQNLSRSWHDVQVSTAYVKTSEKLGEWNEKVTQSDLYKKTQETLSQAGQKTSAALSTMGSAISRKLGDMSSYSIRHSISMPVMRNSATFKSFEDRVGTIKSKVVGGRENGSDNLPSSPGSGDQTLPDHAPF, encoded by the exons GTGTGGTCCACCGGACTCCAGCTGTAGAAGGCCTgacagaggtggaggaagaagagctTCGGGCTGAGCTTGCTAAG GTGGAAGAAGAAATTGTCACTCTGCGCCAGGTGCTGGCAGCCAAAGAGAGGCACTGTGGAGAGCTGAAACGGAGGCTGGGCCTCTCCACGTTAGGGGAGCTGAAGCAGAACCTGTCTAGGAGCTGGCATGATGTGCAGGTCTCTACTGC CTATGTGAAAACGTCTGAGAAACTTGGAGAGTGGAATGAGAAAGTGACGCAGTCTGACCT CTACAAGAAGACTCAAGAAACTCTCTCACAGGCAGGACAGAAAACATCAGCTGCCCTGTCCACCATGGGCTCTGCCATCAGCAGGAAGCTTGGAGACATGAG CAGCTACTCCATCCGTCACTCGATAAGTATGCCTGTCATGAG GAACTCTGCAACCTTCAAGTCGTTTGAAGACCGAGTGGGAACCATAAAG TCTAAGGTTGTGGGTGGCAGAGAGAATGGCAGCGATAACCTCCCTTCCTCACCTGGAAGTGGTGACCAGACATTGCCGGATCATGCGCCTTTCTAA
- the Tpd52l2 gene encoding tumor protein D54 isoform X14, with product MDSASQGVVHRTPAVEGLTEVEEEELRAELAKVEEEIVTLRQVLAAKERHCGELKRRLGLSTLGELKQNLSRSWHDVQVSTAYKKTQETLSQAGQKTSAALSTMGSAISRKLGDMRAHPFSQSFSSYSIRHSISMPVMRNSATFKSFEDRVGTIKSKVVGGRENGSDNLPSSPGSGDQTLPDHAPF from the exons GTGTGGTCCACCGGACTCCAGCTGTAGAAGGCCTgacagaggtggaggaagaagagctTCGGGCTGAGCTTGCTAAG GTGGAAGAAGAAATTGTCACTCTGCGCCAGGTGCTGGCAGCCAAAGAGAGGCACTGTGGAGAGCTGAAACGGAGGCTGGGCCTCTCCACGTTAGGGGAGCTGAAGCAGAACCTGTCTAGGAGCTGGCATGATGTGCAGGTCTCTACTGC CTACAAGAAGACTCAAGAAACTCTCTCACAGGCAGGACAGAAAACATCAGCTGCCCTGTCCACCATGGGCTCTGCCATCAGCAGGAAGCTTGGAGACATGAG GGCTCATCCGTTCTCACAATCCTTTAG CAGCTACTCCATCCGTCACTCGATAAGTATGCCTGTCATGAG GAACTCTGCAACCTTCAAGTCGTTTGAAGACCGAGTGGGAACCATAAAG TCTAAGGTTGTGGGTGGCAGAGAGAATGGCAGCGATAACCTCCCTTCCTCACCTGGAAGTGGTGACCAGACATTGCCGGATCATGCGCCTTTCTAA
- the Tpd52l2 gene encoding tumor protein D54 isoform X17, giving the protein MDSASQGVVHRTPAVEGLTEVEEEELRAELAKVEEEIVTLRQVLAAKERHCGELKRRLGLSTLGELKQNLSRSWHDVQVSTAYKKTQETLSQAGQKTSAALSTMGSAISRKLGDMRNSATFKSFEDRVGTIKSKVVGGRENGSDNLPSSPGSGDQTLPDHAPF; this is encoded by the exons GTGTGGTCCACCGGACTCCAGCTGTAGAAGGCCTgacagaggtggaggaagaagagctTCGGGCTGAGCTTGCTAAG GTGGAAGAAGAAATTGTCACTCTGCGCCAGGTGCTGGCAGCCAAAGAGAGGCACTGTGGAGAGCTGAAACGGAGGCTGGGCCTCTCCACGTTAGGGGAGCTGAAGCAGAACCTGTCTAGGAGCTGGCATGATGTGCAGGTCTCTACTGC CTACAAGAAGACTCAAGAAACTCTCTCACAGGCAGGACAGAAAACATCAGCTGCCCTGTCCACCATGGGCTCTGCCATCAGCAGGAAGCTTGGAGACATGAG GAACTCTGCAACCTTCAAGTCGTTTGAAGACCGAGTGGGAACCATAAAG TCTAAGGTTGTGGGTGGCAGAGAGAATGGCAGCGATAACCTCCCTTCCTCACCTGGAAGTGGTGACCAGACATTGCCGGATCATGCGCCTTTCTAA
- the Tpd52l2 gene encoding tumor protein D54 isoform X15, producing MDSASQGVVHRTPAVEGLTEVEEEELRAELAKVEEEIVTLRQVLAAKERHCGELKRRLGLSTLGELKQNLSRSWHDVQVSTAYVKTSEKLGEWNEKVTQSDLYKKTQETLSQAGQKTSAALSTMGSAISRKLGDMRNSATFKSFEDRVGTIKSKVVGGRENGSDNLPSSPGSGDQTLPDHAPF from the exons GTGTGGTCCACCGGACTCCAGCTGTAGAAGGCCTgacagaggtggaggaagaagagctTCGGGCTGAGCTTGCTAAG GTGGAAGAAGAAATTGTCACTCTGCGCCAGGTGCTGGCAGCCAAAGAGAGGCACTGTGGAGAGCTGAAACGGAGGCTGGGCCTCTCCACGTTAGGGGAGCTGAAGCAGAACCTGTCTAGGAGCTGGCATGATGTGCAGGTCTCTACTGC CTATGTGAAAACGTCTGAGAAACTTGGAGAGTGGAATGAGAAAGTGACGCAGTCTGACCT CTACAAGAAGACTCAAGAAACTCTCTCACAGGCAGGACAGAAAACATCAGCTGCCCTGTCCACCATGGGCTCTGCCATCAGCAGGAAGCTTGGAGACATGAG GAACTCTGCAACCTTCAAGTCGTTTGAAGACCGAGTGGGAACCATAAAG TCTAAGGTTGTGGGTGGCAGAGAGAATGGCAGCGATAACCTCCCTTCCTCACCTGGAAGTGGTGACCAGACATTGCCGGATCATGCGCCTTTCTAA
- the Tpd52l2 gene encoding tumor protein D54 isoform X16 — protein sequence MDSASQGVVHRTPAVEGLTEVEEEELRAELAKVEEEIVTLRQVLAAKERHCGELKRRLGLSTLGELKQNLSRSWHDVQVSTAYKKTQETLSQAGQKTSAALSTMGSAISRKLGDMSSYSIRHSISMPVMRNSATFKSFEDRVGTIKSKVVGGRENGSDNLPSSPGSGDQTLPDHAPF from the exons GTGTGGTCCACCGGACTCCAGCTGTAGAAGGCCTgacagaggtggaggaagaagagctTCGGGCTGAGCTTGCTAAG GTGGAAGAAGAAATTGTCACTCTGCGCCAGGTGCTGGCAGCCAAAGAGAGGCACTGTGGAGAGCTGAAACGGAGGCTGGGCCTCTCCACGTTAGGGGAGCTGAAGCAGAACCTGTCTAGGAGCTGGCATGATGTGCAGGTCTCTACTGC CTACAAGAAGACTCAAGAAACTCTCTCACAGGCAGGACAGAAAACATCAGCTGCCCTGTCCACCATGGGCTCTGCCATCAGCAGGAAGCTTGGAGACATGAG CAGCTACTCCATCCGTCACTCGATAAGTATGCCTGTCATGAG GAACTCTGCAACCTTCAAGTCGTTTGAAGACCGAGTGGGAACCATAAAG TCTAAGGTTGTGGGTGGCAGAGAGAATGGCAGCGATAACCTCCCTTCCTCACCTGGAAGTGGTGACCAGACATTGCCGGATCATGCGCCTTTCTAA
- the Tpd52l2 gene encoding tumor protein D54 isoform X7, with the protein MDSASQGVVHRTPAVEGLTEVEEEELRAELAKVEEEIVTLRQVLAAKERHCGELKRRLGLSTLGELKQNLSRSWHDVQVSTAYVKTSEKLGEWNEKVTQSDLYKKTQETLSQAGQKTSAALSTMGSAISRKLGDMRAHPFSQSFSSSYSIRHSISMPVMRNSATFKSFEDRVGTIKSKVVGGRENGSDNLPSSPGSGDQTLPDHAPF; encoded by the exons GTGTGGTCCACCGGACTCCAGCTGTAGAAGGCCTgacagaggtggaggaagaagagctTCGGGCTGAGCTTGCTAAG GTGGAAGAAGAAATTGTCACTCTGCGCCAGGTGCTGGCAGCCAAAGAGAGGCACTGTGGAGAGCTGAAACGGAGGCTGGGCCTCTCCACGTTAGGGGAGCTGAAGCAGAACCTGTCTAGGAGCTGGCATGATGTGCAGGTCTCTACTGC CTATGTGAAAACGTCTGAGAAACTTGGAGAGTGGAATGAGAAAGTGACGCAGTCTGACCT CTACAAGAAGACTCAAGAAACTCTCTCACAGGCAGGACAGAAAACATCAGCTGCCCTGTCCACCATGGGCTCTGCCATCAGCAGGAAGCTTGGAGACATGAG GGCTCATCCGTTCTCACAATCCTTTAG CAGCAGCTACTCCATCCGTCACTCGATAAGTATGCCTGTCATGAG GAACTCTGCAACCTTCAAGTCGTTTGAAGACCGAGTGGGAACCATAAAG TCTAAGGTTGTGGGTGGCAGAGAGAATGGCAGCGATAACCTCCCTTCCTCACCTGGAAGTGGTGACCAGACATTGCCGGATCATGCGCCTTTCTAA